From a region of the Toxotes jaculatrix isolate fToxJac2 chromosome 7, fToxJac2.pri, whole genome shotgun sequence genome:
- the zgc:101858 gene encoding 3-oxoacyl-[acyl-carrier-protein] reductase FabG — MASDDAFKVSSVKGKVTLITGASSGIGAGTSVLFAKLGALLALNGRDVENLNKVAKQCTDCGAAEPLLVPGDLTDEEIVRKTVEKTIAHFGRLDVLVNSAGILAMGSIETTDLAQYDKVMNVNVRSVYHLTQLCVPHLIKTKGSIVNVSSVNGQRSFPGVLAYCMSKSAIDQFTRCIALELASKQVRVNSVCPGVIITDVHKRAGLDEEQYAQFLAKCKQTHALGRPGEVEEVAHSIAFLASDAASFITGVNLPIDGGRHAMCPR; from the exons ATGGCCTCAGACGATGCTTTTAAA gTGTCTTCCGTGAAGGGGAAAGTGACCCTGATAACGGGTGCCAGCTCAGGCATTGGGGCAGGTACGAGCGTCCTGTTCGCCAAACTCGGAGCCCTGCTGGCTCTCAACGGCCGCGACGTGGAAAACCTCAACAAAGTAGCCAAACAGTGCACCgactgtggagctgcagag CCTTTGCTGGTTCCTGGAGACCTGACTGATGAGGAGATAGTAAGGAAGACAGTGGAGAAAACCATCGCTCACTTCGGCCGGCTGGATGTCCTGGTGAACAGCGCCGGTATCCTGGCCATGGGCAGCATCGAGACGACAGACCTAGCCCAGTATGACAAGGTCATGAACGTCAATGTCAG ATCTGTATATCATCTGACTCAACTTTGTGTGCCCCATTTGATCAAGACCAAAGGCTCCATCGTCAACGTATCCAGCGTTAATGGACAGAGATCA ttcCCTGGTGTGCTGGCCTATTGCATGTCCAAGTCTGCCATTGACCAGTTCACACGCTGTATAGCACTTG agcTGGCATCAAAACAAGTCAGAGTTAACTCTGTCTG CCCGGGTGTGATCATCACAGATGTCCACAAGAGAGCAGGACTGGATGAGGAGCAGTACGCTCAG TTTCTTGCGAAGTGTAAGCAGACCCATGCCCTCGGTCGACCAGGTGAAGTGGAGGAAGTGGCCCACAGCATCGCCTTCCTGGCGTCCGACGCTGCCAGCTTCATTACTGGAGTCAACCTTCCTATTGATGGAGGTCGCCATGCCATGTGCCCAAGATAA
- the hscb gene encoding iron-sulfur cluster co-chaperone protein HscB — translation MLSLNSLRIVCSSRAVLHPKWLMTNRLSVSKAVTCSAHCTSTSFPNKDTWHCNMNALVRERGRTYYTNQANSLRNYCTGQVKQNCWNCKQPLDKTPAFFCMSCKVVQPPEEGLSFFKIMDCDYKFTVDTQKLQKTYLQLQRSLHPDNFSQNSVKEQEYSESQSALVNKAYNTLLKPLSRGLYMLELEGMRIEEGTDSGANSEFLMELMEINEALDEAQTPEEANKIGQDTKGKLADLIEQTDAALRKGELQTAKALLVQMKYHANIEEKVKEKLAEFM, via the exons ATGTTGTCATTGAACTCTCTGCGAATTGTGTGCTCGTCCCGGGCTGTGCTGCACCCGAAATGGCTGATGACGAACCGATTGTCTGTTTCAAAAGCTGTTACATGTTCAGCACACTGTACATCTACCAGCTTCCCCAACAAGGACACATGGCACTGCAACATGAACGCACTGGTGAGGGAAAGAGGGCGAACTTACTACACTAATCAAGCCAATTCATTAAGAAATTACTGTACAGGTCAAGTCAAACAGAACTGCTGGAACTGTAAACAGCCTCTTGACAAAACGCCTGCATTCTTCTGCATGTCATGCAAAGTAGTTCAGCCCCCTGAAGAGGGGTTATCTTTCTTCAAGATCATGGATTG TGACTACAAATTCACAGTGGACAcacaaaagctgcagaaaacatACTTGCAGCTCCAGAGGTCTCTACACCCAGACAACTTCAGCCAGAATTCTGTG AAAGAGCAGGAGTATTCAGAAAGCCAGTCGGCTCTTGTGAACAAAGCATACAACACTCTGCTTAAGCCTTTGAGTCGCGGTCTTTATATG ctggagctggaggggATGCGTATAGAAGAGGGCACCGACTCTGGGGCCAATTCAGAGTTTCTGATGGAGCTGATGGAAATCAATGAAGCTCTTGATGAAGCACAGACTCCAGAAGAAGCCAACAAGATTGGCCAAGACACAAAAG GAAAACTGGCAGACTTGATAGAGCAGACAGACGCTGCCCTTCGTAAAG GAGAGCTTCAAACTGCCAAGGCACTGCTTGTCCAAATGAAATACCATGCAAACATTGAAGAGAAGGTGAAGGAAAAACTTGCTGAATTCATGTAG
- the ppil3 gene encoding peptidyl-prolyl cis-trans isomerase-like 3 gives MAVTLHTDLGDIKIELFCERTPKACENFLALCASGFYNGCIFHRNIKGFMVQTGDPTGTGKGGTSIWGRKFEDEYSEHLKHNVRGVVSMANNGPNTNGSQFFFTYAKQPHLDMKYTVFGKIIDGLETLDELEKLPVNEKTFRPLTETRIKDVTIHANPFAG, from the exons ATG GCTGTTACCCTTCACACAGATTTAGGAGACATTAAAATCGAATTGTTCTGTGAGCGCACACCGAAAGCATGCGAG aactTCCTTGCTTTGTGTGCCAGTGGGTTCTACAATGGTTGCATCTTCCACAGAAATATTAAAGGCTTCATGGTTCAAACTGGAGACCCCACAG GCACAGGCAAAGGAGGAACAAGTATATGGGGTCGCAAATTTGAAGATGAGTACAGTGAGCACTTAAAA CATAATGTGAGAGGAGTGGTCTCTATGGCTAATAATGGCCCCAACACAAATGGCTCTCAGTTTTTCTTCACATATGCCAAACAGCCTCATCTGGACATGAAGTACACAGTGTTTGGAAA GATTATTGATGGCCTTGAAACACTGGATGAACTGGAGAAACTGCCTGTCAATGAAAAGACGTTTCGACCACTGACTGAAACCCGGATAAAGGACGTGACCATTCATGCTAACCCTTTCGCTGGATAG
- the lrrc8ab gene encoding volume-regulated anion channel subunit LRRC8A — MIPITELRYFVDTQPAYRILKPWWDVFTDYISIVMLMISVFGGTLQVTQDKMICLPCKWVVNETCKKNFNSTLSTSLFLEPKGIQYDLDRHQYNYVDAVCYENRLHWFAKYFPYLVLLHTLIFLACSNFWFKFPRTSSKLEHFVSILLKCFDSPWTTRALSETVVEESDPKPMKMNGSMDHKESVISEDVEASVPMLQRTKTRFEQGIVDRTETGVLDKKEGEQAKALFEKVKKFRIHVEEGDIVYRLYIRQTIIKVIKFILIICYTGYYVHDIKFSVDCSVNIESLTGYSVYRCAHPLATLFKILACFYISLVVVYGLICMYTLCWMLRRSLKKYSFESIREESSYSDIPDVKNDFAFMLHMIDQYDPLYSKRFAVFLSEVSENKLRQLNLNNEWTLDKLRQRITKNSQEKLELHLFMLSGIPDTVFDLMELEVLKLELIPDVTIPPIIAQLVNLREMWLYHTPAKIEAPALAFLRENLKSLHIKFTDIKEIPLWIYSLKNLSELHLTGNLSAENNRYIVIDGLRELKRLKVLRLKSNLTKLPQVVTDVGMHLQKLSINNEGTKLMVLNSLKKMVNLTELELIRCDLERIPHSIFSLHNLQEIDLKDNNLKTIEEIISFQHLHRLVCLKLWYNQIAYIPIQIGTLTNLEKLYLNRNKIEKIPSQLFYCRKLRFLDLSHNNLTYIPTDIGFLQNLQYLAVTANRIESLPNELFQCKKLRTLNLGNNCLQSLPSRFGELTALTQLELRGNRLECLPVELGECRQLKRTGLVVEEDLFNTLPTEVKEQLWKLDKEQA; from the exons ATGATCCCCATCACTGAGCTGCGGTACTttgtggacacacagccagcatACCGCATCCTGAAACCATGGTGGGATGTGTTCACCGACTACATCTCCATTGTTATGCTCATGATTTCTGTGTTTGGAGGAACACTGCAGGTCACCCAGGACAAGATGATTTGCCTTCCTTGTAAGTGGGTGGTTAATGAGACCTGCAAGAAAAACTTCAACTCCACCCTCTCCACATCACTGTTCTTGGAGCCCAAAGGGATCCAGTATGATCTGGACCGCCACCAGTACAACTATGTGGATGCTGTGTGCTATGAGAATAGATTGCACTGGTTTGCTAAGTATTTTCCCTACCTAGTATTACTCCACACCCTTATTTTCCTAGCTTGCAGCAACTTTTGGTTTAAGTTTCCACGGACTAGTTCCAAACTAGAGCACTTTGTATCCATCTTGCTGAAATGCTTTGATTCCCCATGGACAACTCGGGCACTGTCAGAGACGGTGGTTGAAGAGAGTGACCCAAAACCAATGAAAATGAACGGCTCAATGGACCACAAGGAGTCTGTCATCAGCGAGGATGTTGAAGCAAGTGTTCCTATGCTCCAAAGGACAAAGACACGCTTTGAGCAAGGCATTGTAGATAGAACTGAGACAGGGGTTTTGGACaaaaaagagggagaacagGCAAAAGCCCTGTTTGAAAAAGTGAAGAAGTTCCGTATACACGTTGAAGAAGGAGACATTGTGTACAGACTGTACATCCGTCAGACTATTATCAAAGTCATCAAGTTTATTTTGATAATCTGCTACACAGGGTATTACGTGCACGATATTAAATTCAGTGTTGACTGTTCGGTTAATATAGAGAGTCTGACAGGTTACAGTGTGTACCGTTGTGCTCATCCACTGGCtacactttttaaaatcttaGCTTGTTTTTACATTAGCTTAGTGGTGGTGTATGGTTTGATCTGCATGTACACACTTTGCTGGATGCTTCGGCGCTCTTTAAAGAAATACTCCTTTGAGTCAATACGGGAAGAGAGCAGCTACAGTGACATACCCGATGTGAAGAATGACTTTGCATTCATGTTGCACATGATAGATCAGTATGACCCTCTGTACTCCAAACGTTTTGCTGTGTTCCTCTCAGAAGTAAGCGAAAATAAGCTGAGGCAGCTAAACCTCAACAACGAGTGGACACTGGACAAGCTCAGGCAGAGGATAACAAAGAACTCTCAGGAGAAGTTGGAGTTGCACCTTTTCATGCTAAGTGGAATTCCAGACACAGTCTTTGACCTGATGGAGCTGGAGGTTCTTAAACTGGAGCTTATTCCTGATGTCACCATCCCCCCAATCATCGCCCAGCTGGTCAACCTGCGAGAGATGTGGCTTTATCACACACCAGCTAAAATCGAAGCTCCAGCATTGGCTTTTTTGCGTGAGAACTTGAAGTCTCTGCACATCAAGTTCACTGACATCAAAGAGATTCCCTTATGGATCTACAGTTTGAAGAATCTGAGCGAGCTTCATCTGACGGGGAATCTCAGTGCTGAGAACAACCGTTACATCGTCATCGATGGGCTCCGAGAGCTCAAGCGGCTCAAAGTTCTTCGTCTGAAGAGCAATCTCACCAAGCTACCTCAAGTGGTGACTGATGTGGGCATGCACCTCCAGAAGCTTTCCATCAACAATGAAGGCACCAAGCTTATGGTGCTCAACAGCCTGAAGAAGATGGTGAACCTGACGGAACTGGAGCTCATTCGCTGTGATCTAGAACGCATACCGCACTCAATCTTCAGCTTGCACAACTTGCAGGAGATTGACTTGAAGGACAACAACCTGAAGACCATTGAGGAGATCATCAGCTTCCAGCACCTTCATCGGCTGGTCTGCCTTAAGCTCTGGTATAACCAGATTGCCTACATTCCCATCCAGATTGGCACATTGACTAACCTGGAGAAGCTGTACCTGAACAGAAACAAGATTGAGAAGATCCCCAGCCAGTTATTTTATTGCCGCAAGCTGCGCTTCCTGGACCTGAGCCATAACAACCTGACCTATATCCCAACTGATATTGGTTTCCTCCAGAATCTTCAGTACCTGGCAGTGACAGCCAACAGG ATTGAGAGTCTGCCTAATGAGCTGTTCCAATGCAAGAAGCTTCGCACTTTGAACTTGGGGAACAATTGCCTTCAGTCTCTGCCATCGCGGTTTGGAGAGCTGACCGCGTTGACACAGCTAGAGCTGAGAGGAAACCGTCTGGAATGTCTGCCCGTGGAGCTGGGCGAGTGCCGACAGCTAAAGAGAACCGGTCTCGTGGTGGAGGAGGACCTCTTCAACACGCTGCCCACGGAGGTTAAGGAACAGTTGTGGAAGCTTGACAAAGAACAAGCTTAA